One segment of Balaenoptera ricei isolate mBalRic1 chromosome 8, mBalRic1.hap2, whole genome shotgun sequence DNA contains the following:
- the RBM14 gene encoding RNA-binding protein 14 isoform X3 yields the protein MKIFVGNVDGADTTPEELAALFAPYGTVMSCAVMKQFAFVHMRENAGALRAIEALHGHELRPGRALVVEMSRPRPLNTWKIFVGNVSAACTSQELRSLFERRGRVIECDVVKDYAFVHMEKEADAKAAIAQLNGKEVKGKRINVELSTKGMVPTGV from the exons ATGAAGATATTCGTGGGAAACGTCGATGGGGCGGATACGACGCCGGAGGAGCTGGCAGCTCTCTTTGCGCCCTACGGTACGGTCATGAGCTGCGCCGTCATGAAACAGTTCGCCTTCGTGCACATGCGCGAGAACGCGGGCGCGCTGCGCGCCATCGAGGCCCTGCATGGCCACGAGCTGCGGCCGGGGCGCGCGCTCGTGGTGGAGATGTCGCGCCCACGGCCTCTTAACACTTGGAAGATATTCGTGGGCAATGTATCGGCTGCGTGCACGAGCCAGGAATTGCGCAGCCTCTTCGAGCGCCGCGGACGCGTCATCGAGTGTGACGTGGTGAAAG ACTACGCGTTTGTTCACATGGAGAAGGAAGCAGATGCCAAAGCCGCCATCGCGCAGCTCAACGGCAAAGAAGTGAAGGGCAAGCGCATCAACGTGGAACTCTCAACCAAGG GTATGGTTCCGACCGGCGTTTAG
- the RBM14 gene encoding RNA-binding protein 14 isoform X2, producing the protein MKIFVGNVDGADTTPEELAALFAPYDYAFVHMEKEADAKAAIAQLNGKEVKGKRINVELSTKGQKKGPGLAIQSGDKTKKPGAGDTAFPGTGGFSATFDYQQAFGNSTGGFDGQARQPTPPFFGRDRSPLRRSPPRASYVAPLTAQPATYRAQPSVSLGAAYRAQPSASLGVGYRTQPMTAQAASYRAQPSVSLGAPYRGQLASPSSQSAAASSLGPYGGAQPSASALSSYGGQPAAASSLNSYGAQGSSLASYGNQPSSYGAQAASSYGVRAAASSYNTQGAASSLGSYGAQAASYGAQSAASSLAYGAQAASYSAQPSASYNAQSAPYAAQQAASYSSQPAAYVAQPATAAAYASQPAAYAAQAATPMAGSYGAQPVVQTQLNSYGAQASMGLSGSYGAQSAAAATGSYGAAAAYGAQPSATLAAPYRTQSSASLAASYAAQQHPQAAASYRGQPGNAYDGAGQPSAAYLSMSQGAVANANSTPPPYERTRLSPPRASYDDPYKKAVAMSKRYGSDRRLAELSDYRRLSESQLSFRRSPTKSSLDYRRLPDAHSDYARYSGSYNDYLRAAQMHSGYQRRM; encoded by the exons ATGAAGATATTCGTGGGAAACGTCGATGGGGCGGATACGACGCCGGAGGAGCTGGCAGCTCTCTTTGCGCCCTACG ACTACGCGTTTGTTCACATGGAGAAGGAAGCAGATGCCAAAGCCGCCATCGCGCAGCTCAACGGCAAAGAAGTGAAGGGCAAGCGCATCAACGTGGAACTCTCAACCAAGGGTCAGAAGAAGGGGCCTGGCCTGGCTATCCAGTCTGGGGACAAGACCAAGAAACCAGGGGCTGGGGATACGGCATTCCCCGGAACTGGTGGCTTCTCTGCCACCTTCGACTACCAGCAGGCTTTTGGCAACAGCACTGGTGGCTTTGATGGGCAAGCCCGTCAGCCTACACCACCCTTCTTTGGTCGCGACCGCAGCCCCCTGCGCCGTTCACCTCCCCGAGCCTCGTATGTGGCTCCTCTGACGGCCCAGCCAGCCACCTACCGGGCCCAGCCCTCAGTGTCACTGGGCGCTGCCTACAGGGCCCAGCCTTCTGCCTCTTTGGGTGTCGGTTATCGGACTCAGCCCATGACAGCCCAGGCAGCCTCTTACCGCGCTCAGCCCTCTGTTTCCCTTGGGGCCCCATACAGGGGCCAGCTGGCTAGTCCTAGCTCCCAGTCTGCCGCAGCTTCCTCGCTTGGTCCATATGGTGGAGCCCAGCCCTCGGCCTCGGCCCTCTCCTCCTATGGGGGTCAGCCAGCTGCGGCTTCTTCGCTCAACTCCTATGGGGCTCAGGGCTCCTCCCTTGCCTCCTATGGTAACCAGCCATCCTCTTATGGGGCGCAGGCTGCCTCTTCCTATGGGGTTCGTGCGGCTGCCTCCTCCTACAACACCCAGGGAGCAGCTTCCTCCCTAGGCTCCTATGGGGCCCAGGCAGCCTCCTATGGGGCCCAGTCTGCAGCCTCTTCACTAGCTTATGGGGCCCAGGCAGCTTCTTACAGTGCCCAGCCTTCGGCCTCTTATAATGCCCAGTCTGCCCCATACGCTGCACAACAGGCTGCTTCCTATTCTTCCCAACCTGCTGCCTATGTGGCGCAACCAGCTACAGCTGCTGCTTATGCTAGCCAGCCAGCTGCGTATGCTGCGCAAGCCGCTACCCCAATGGCTGGCTCCTATGGGGCCCAGCCAGTTGTTCAGACCCAGCTGAATAGTTACGGGGCTCAAGCATCAATGGGCCTTTCAGGCTCGTATGGGGCTCAGTCAGCTGCTGCGGCCACTGGCTCCTATGGTGCTGCAGCTGCTTACGGGGCCCAACCTTCTGCCACCCTGGCAGCTCCTTACCGCACTCAGTCGTCAGCCTCATTGGCTGCTTCCTATGCTGCACAGCAGCATCCTCAGGCTGCTGCCTCCTACCGTGGCCAGCCGGGCAATGCCTACGATGGGGCAGGTCAGCCGTCTGCAGCCTACCTGTCCATGTCCCAGGGGGCCGTTGCCAACGCCAACAGCACCCCGCCGCCCTATGAGCGTACGCGCCTCTCCCCACCCCGGGCCAGCTACGACGATCCGTACAAAAAGGCTGTCGCCATGTCGAAAAG GTATGGTTCCGACCGGCGTTTAGCCGAGCTCTCTGATTACCGCCGTTTATCAGAGTCGCAGCTTTCGTTCCGCCGCTCGCCGACAAAGTCCTCGCTGGATTACCGTCGCCTGCCCGATGCCCATTCCGATTACGCACGCTATTCGGGCTCCTATAATGATTACCTGCGGGCAGCTCAGATGCACTCTGGCTACCAGCGCCGCATGTAG
- the RBM14 gene encoding RNA-binding protein 14 isoform X1, which yields MKIFVGNVDGADTTPEELAALFAPYGTVMSCAVMKQFAFVHMRENAGALRAIEALHGHELRPGRALVVEMSRPRPLNTWKIFVGNVSAACTSQELRSLFERRGRVIECDVVKDYAFVHMEKEADAKAAIAQLNGKEVKGKRINVELSTKGQKKGPGLAIQSGDKTKKPGAGDTAFPGTGGFSATFDYQQAFGNSTGGFDGQARQPTPPFFGRDRSPLRRSPPRASYVAPLTAQPATYRAQPSVSLGAAYRAQPSASLGVGYRTQPMTAQAASYRAQPSVSLGAPYRGQLASPSSQSAAASSLGPYGGAQPSASALSSYGGQPAAASSLNSYGAQGSSLASYGNQPSSYGAQAASSYGVRAAASSYNTQGAASSLGSYGAQAASYGAQSAASSLAYGAQAASYSAQPSASYNAQSAPYAAQQAASYSSQPAAYVAQPATAAAYASQPAAYAAQAATPMAGSYGAQPVVQTQLNSYGAQASMGLSGSYGAQSAAAATGSYGAAAAYGAQPSATLAAPYRTQSSASLAASYAAQQHPQAAASYRGQPGNAYDGAGQPSAAYLSMSQGAVANANSTPPPYERTRLSPPRASYDDPYKKAVAMSKRYGSDRRLAELSDYRRLSESQLSFRRSPTKSSLDYRRLPDAHSDYARYSGSYNDYLRAAQMHSGYQRRM from the exons ATGAAGATATTCGTGGGAAACGTCGATGGGGCGGATACGACGCCGGAGGAGCTGGCAGCTCTCTTTGCGCCCTACGGTACGGTCATGAGCTGCGCCGTCATGAAACAGTTCGCCTTCGTGCACATGCGCGAGAACGCGGGCGCGCTGCGCGCCATCGAGGCCCTGCATGGCCACGAGCTGCGGCCGGGGCGCGCGCTCGTGGTGGAGATGTCGCGCCCACGGCCTCTTAACACTTGGAAGATATTCGTGGGCAATGTATCGGCTGCGTGCACGAGCCAGGAATTGCGCAGCCTCTTCGAGCGCCGCGGACGCGTCATCGAGTGTGACGTGGTGAAAG ACTACGCGTTTGTTCACATGGAGAAGGAAGCAGATGCCAAAGCCGCCATCGCGCAGCTCAACGGCAAAGAAGTGAAGGGCAAGCGCATCAACGTGGAACTCTCAACCAAGGGTCAGAAGAAGGGGCCTGGCCTGGCTATCCAGTCTGGGGACAAGACCAAGAAACCAGGGGCTGGGGATACGGCATTCCCCGGAACTGGTGGCTTCTCTGCCACCTTCGACTACCAGCAGGCTTTTGGCAACAGCACTGGTGGCTTTGATGGGCAAGCCCGTCAGCCTACACCACCCTTCTTTGGTCGCGACCGCAGCCCCCTGCGCCGTTCACCTCCCCGAGCCTCGTATGTGGCTCCTCTGACGGCCCAGCCAGCCACCTACCGGGCCCAGCCCTCAGTGTCACTGGGCGCTGCCTACAGGGCCCAGCCTTCTGCCTCTTTGGGTGTCGGTTATCGGACTCAGCCCATGACAGCCCAGGCAGCCTCTTACCGCGCTCAGCCCTCTGTTTCCCTTGGGGCCCCATACAGGGGCCAGCTGGCTAGTCCTAGCTCCCAGTCTGCCGCAGCTTCCTCGCTTGGTCCATATGGTGGAGCCCAGCCCTCGGCCTCGGCCCTCTCCTCCTATGGGGGTCAGCCAGCTGCGGCTTCTTCGCTCAACTCCTATGGGGCTCAGGGCTCCTCCCTTGCCTCCTATGGTAACCAGCCATCCTCTTATGGGGCGCAGGCTGCCTCTTCCTATGGGGTTCGTGCGGCTGCCTCCTCCTACAACACCCAGGGAGCAGCTTCCTCCCTAGGCTCCTATGGGGCCCAGGCAGCCTCCTATGGGGCCCAGTCTGCAGCCTCTTCACTAGCTTATGGGGCCCAGGCAGCTTCTTACAGTGCCCAGCCTTCGGCCTCTTATAATGCCCAGTCTGCCCCATACGCTGCACAACAGGCTGCTTCCTATTCTTCCCAACCTGCTGCCTATGTGGCGCAACCAGCTACAGCTGCTGCTTATGCTAGCCAGCCAGCTGCGTATGCTGCGCAAGCCGCTACCCCAATGGCTGGCTCCTATGGGGCCCAGCCAGTTGTTCAGACCCAGCTGAATAGTTACGGGGCTCAAGCATCAATGGGCCTTTCAGGCTCGTATGGGGCTCAGTCAGCTGCTGCGGCCACTGGCTCCTATGGTGCTGCAGCTGCTTACGGGGCCCAACCTTCTGCCACCCTGGCAGCTCCTTACCGCACTCAGTCGTCAGCCTCATTGGCTGCTTCCTATGCTGCACAGCAGCATCCTCAGGCTGCTGCCTCCTACCGTGGCCAGCCGGGCAATGCCTACGATGGGGCAGGTCAGCCGTCTGCAGCCTACCTGTCCATGTCCCAGGGGGCCGTTGCCAACGCCAACAGCACCCCGCCGCCCTATGAGCGTACGCGCCTCTCCCCACCCCGGGCCAGCTACGACGATCCGTACAAAAAGGCTGTCGCCATGTCGAAAAG GTATGGTTCCGACCGGCGTTTAGCCGAGCTCTCTGATTACCGCCGTTTATCAGAGTCGCAGCTTTCGTTCCGCCGCTCGCCGACAAAGTCCTCGCTGGATTACCGTCGCCTGCCCGATGCCCATTCCGATTACGCACGCTATTCGGGCTCCTATAATGATTACCTGCGGGCAGCTCAGATGCACTCTGGCTACCAGCGCCGCATGTAG
- the RBM14 gene encoding RNA-binding protein 14 isoform X4, producing the protein MKIFVGNVDGADTTPEELAALFAPYGTVMSCAVMKQFAFVHMRENAGALRAIEALHGHELRPGRALVVEMSRPRPLNTWKIFVGNVSAACTSQELRSLFERRGRVIECDVVKGLR; encoded by the coding sequence ATGAAGATATTCGTGGGAAACGTCGATGGGGCGGATACGACGCCGGAGGAGCTGGCAGCTCTCTTTGCGCCCTACGGTACGGTCATGAGCTGCGCCGTCATGAAACAGTTCGCCTTCGTGCACATGCGCGAGAACGCGGGCGCGCTGCGCGCCATCGAGGCCCTGCATGGCCACGAGCTGCGGCCGGGGCGCGCGCTCGTGGTGGAGATGTCGCGCCCACGGCCTCTTAACACTTGGAAGATATTCGTGGGCAATGTATCGGCTGCGTGCACGAGCCAGGAATTGCGCAGCCTCTTCGAGCGCCGCGGACGCGTCATCGAGTGTGACGTGGTGAAAG